One genomic region from Rosa rugosa chromosome 1, drRosRugo1.1, whole genome shotgun sequence encodes:
- the LOC133728576 gene encoding probable disease resistance protein At5g63020: MDSIIRSALRGKKFVLLLDDVWRPIDLKKVGVPDPHITNSKVIFTTSVEGVCTQMGGKKHKVMCLPWEDAWSLFKQNVNKVEDILSLYPDIPGLAESVAKECAGLPLALIIVGSDMSCRKTAGDWRKSHRDLRTSAAKFEDMEQKVFHLLTFSYDNLASKQSKSCFLYCALYPEDFSIHRNELIYKWMGHSM; the protein is encoded by the coding sequence ATGGATTCAATAATCCGATCTGCTTTGAGAGGTAAAAAGTTTGTGTTGCTTTTGGATGATGTGTGGAGGCCCATTGATCTGAAAAAAGTTGGAGTACCTGATCCTCATATTACAAACAGCAAAGTCATATTCACTACTAGTGTTGAGGGGGTGTGCACCCAAATGGGTGGCAAGAAGCATAAAGTAATGTGTTTGCCATGGGAGGACGCATGGAGTTTGTTCAAGCAGAACGTTAACAAAGTGGAAGACATACTTTCTCTTTATCCAGATATTCCTGGCTTGGCTGAATCTGTTGCTAAAGAGTGTGCCGGATTGCCTCTCGCCCTCATCATTGTCGGTAGCGACATGTCTTGTAGGAAGACAGCAGGTGATTGGAGAAAATCCCATCGTGATTTGAGGACCTCTGCTGCAAAATTTGAAGATATGGAACAGAAAGTCTTCCATCTTCTTACGTTCAGTTATGACAATCTTGCTAGTAAGCAATCGAAGTCTTGTTTCTTATATTGTGCTCTATATCCGGAAGATTTTTCTATTCATAGAAATGAATTGATTTATAAATGGATGGGCCATAGTATGTGA